A region from the Musa acuminata AAA Group cultivar baxijiao chromosome BXJ1-10, Cavendish_Baxijiao_AAA, whole genome shotgun sequence genome encodes:
- the LOC135595836 gene encoding exportin-T-like isoform X3 has translation MDDLEKAILLVYEPGAADPTFRAQAMAFCDHAKADLSALLRLCLDRLHRSSLVPVHFWCLQALHDAVRLRYSSIPPADLPILRSALLSLASDRPLPAASPPFLRNKLAQTLAALIRLEYPSLWPDPFLRILPCLPSADPSSIDMFARLLIALDDDLLSLDYPRSFAEAADATRVKDAMRQQCVPQIARHWFDVVSLYHSLDTFLVAAALDTMRRYVTWIDIALVANDAFVPLLFELILAPDSIEQLRAAAVGCVLAILQKRMDPRQKVALLRSLPVSLVFADPNLVIKVPYLVTGYAAEVLECCKKLGLTDIDSSSPVELLEEALPSVFYVMQESEEVELGNVVEFLSVYVTTMRTPSQKQAVYLGHILEFIRVQICYDPAYRNNLDIPDKIGREEEDQMGERRKDLLVLFCSICRLAPDVTQHFIQNLLIRALSSSEASVEEVEATFTLFHRLGETVNEEAMRTGSGLLRELVQILLSSQFPCLSHRMVALIYLETVMRFMKFVQDNPQYIPYVLAAFLDQRGIHHPNLNVSRRAGYLFMRAVKLMKSKFVPYLDMILRGLQDTITQFTTSDWCSKNFECSGSEDGSQIFEAIGLLIGMEDVSPEKQSDYVAAFLRPLCQKLNEVLLDSKAQGLEESSGKVLTLQQIIMALNALSKGFNARLATSICPAIGIMFKQALSGVLEILTAFPNIKTLRNKITSFIHRMVDILGGSIFPCLPVVLKQLLMESEPKDMVDFLVLVNQLISKFSTSVESILEEIFPAVASRLIVILSKDAFPSGPGCNTEEVRELQELQRILYTFLHLMANHNLSSVFLAPNCRGYLDALMQLLLLAACGHKDVLLRKLCVQIFMKLIKDWCTNCNVDDKVPGFRSFIIEKFATDCCLYSVLDKSFEFHDANTLLLFGEIVLAQKVMYEKLGSDFIIHFVSKGLQAAHCPHELTEQYYQKLQDIRSN, from the exons ATGGACGACCTCGAGAAGGCGATCCTCCTCGTATACGAGCCCGGCGCCGCTGACCCGACCTTCCGCGCCCAGGCCATGGCCTTCTGCGACCATGCCAAGGCCGACCTCTCCGCCCTCCTTCGCCTCTGTCTCGACCGCCTCCACCGGTCCTCCCTCGTACCCGTCCACTTTTGGTGCCTCCAGGCCCTCCACGACGCTGTTCGCCTCCGATACTCTTCCATCCCCCCCGCCGACCTCCCCATCCTCCGCTCCGCTCTCCTCTCCCTCGCCTCCGACCGCCCCCTCCCCGCCGCCTCCCCTCCCTTCCTCAGGAACAAGCTCGCCCAGACCCTCGCCGCCCTCATCCGCCTCGAGTACCCTTCCCTGTGGCCCGACCCCTTCCTTCGCATCCTCCCCTGCCTCCCCTCAGCGGACCCATCTTCAATCGACATGTTCGCCCGCCTCCTAATCGCCCTAGACGATGACCTCCTCAGCCTCGACTACCCGCGGTCGTTTGCGGAGGCCGCCGACGCCACGCGGGTTAAGGACGCCATGCGCCAGCAGTGCGTCCCCCAGATCGCCCGCCATTGGTTCGATGTCGTGTCCCTCTACCATTCCTTGGACACTTTCCTCGTCGCCGCAGCCCTTGACACCATGCGGCGGTATGTCACTTGGATTGACATCGCTCTTGTTGCCAATGATGCATTCGTCCCCCTCCTCTTTGAACTCATTCTCGCACCTGACTCGATCGAGCAACTGAGAGCTGCCGCCGTTGGCTGTGTTCTTGCCATCCTCCAGAAGAGGATGGATCCACGCCAGAAGGTCGCACTTCTCCGTAGTCTACCAGTAAGCCTGGTGTTTGCTGACCCGAATTTGGTCATAAAGGTTCCATATTTGGTTACTGGGTATGCTGCTGAGGTTTTAGAATGTTGCAAGAAGTTAGGTTTGACAGATATAGATAGTTCATCTCCGGTGGAACTTCTCGAAGAGGCCTTGCCTTCAGTGTTCTATGTGATGCAAGAAAGCGAGGAAGTTGAATTGGGTAATGTGGTTGAGTTCCTATCGGTTTATGTCACCACCATGAGAACACCCTCGCAGAAACAAGCAGTGTATCTTGGTCATATCTTAGAATTTATTAGAGTGCAGATATGCTATGATCCTGCCTACAGGAATAATCTTGATATCCCAGATAAGATTGGTAGGGAGGAGGAGGACCAGATGGGTGAACGCCGGAAGGACCTTCTTGTGCTCTTCTGTAGCATTTGCCGGCTTGCGCCTGATGTCACACAGCATTTCATCCAAAATTTATTAATTAGGGCCCTGTCCTCTTCGGAAGCTAGCGTGGAGGAGGTAGAAGCCACGTTTACTTTGTTCCACCGGTTAGGCGAGACAGTAAATGAAGAAGCAATGAGAACTGGTAGTGGGTTGTTGCGTGAGCTGGTCCAAATACTCCTTTCGTCACAATTTCCTTGCCTTTCTCATCGAATGGTGGCACTCATTTACCTGGAGACTGTCATGAGGTTTATGAAGTTTGTCCAGGATAATCCTCAGTACATACCTTATGTGCTGGCTGCATTCTTGGATCAGAGAGGTATACACCATCCAAATCTCAATGTGAGCAGACGGGCTGGTTATCTTTTCATGAGAGCTGTCAAGTTAATGAAATCTAAGTTCGTGCCATATTTGGATATGATTCTGAGA GGACTGCAGGATACCATCACTCAATTCACAACTTCAGATTGGTGCTCTAAAAATTTTGAGTGCTCAGGTTCTGAAGATGGCAGTCAGATATTTGAG GCAATTGGATTATTGATTGGCATGGAAGATGTATCCCCAGAAAAGCAATCTGACTATGTGGCAGCATTTCTCAGACCTCTTTGTCAAAAG CTCAATGAGGTGCTTTTGGATTCCAAGGCACAGGGGCTAGAAGAATCTTCAGGAAAAGTTTTAACCCTTCAGCAAATTATCATGGCTTTGAATGCTTTAAGCAAG GGATTCAATGCACGACTTGCCACAAGTATCTGTCCGGCCATTGGAATTATGTTTAAGCAG GCATTAAGTGGGGTCTTGGAAATCCTAACTGCATTTCCAAACATTAAGACTTTGCGAAATAAG ATTACATCATTCATTCATCGCATGGTTGATATTTTAGGAGGATCTATCTTTCCATGTCTTCCAGTTGTTTTAAAGCAATTGCTCATGGAAAGTGAG CCAAAGGACATGGTGGATTTTCTTGTTTTAGTCAATCAATTAATAAGCAAATTCAGTACTTCTGTAGAGAGCATACTAGAAGAGATATTTCCTGCTGTTGCTAGTAGACTGATTGTGATACTTTCAAAGGATGCCTTTCCTTCAGGCCCTGGATGCAACACGGAG GAAGTGCGTGAACTTCAAGAACTGCAACGGATATTATATACTTTTCTTCATTTGATGGCCAACCACAATCTTTCATCAGTTTTCCTTGCCCCTAATTGTAGAGGATACTTGGATGCACTAATGCAGTTGCTTTTACTAGCTGCTTGCGGTCACAAAGATGTACTTCTTAGGAAG TTGTGTGTCCAAATCTTCATGAAGCTCATCAAAGACTGGTGCACCAATTGTAATGTTGATGATAAG GTTCCTGGATTCCGCAGCTTTATAATTGAGAAGTTTGCAACTGATTGCTGCTTGTACAGCGTGCTTGATAAGTCATTTGAATTCCACGATGCAAATACC
- the LOC135595836 gene encoding exportin-T-like isoform X1 → MDDLEKAILLVYEPGAADPTFRAQAMAFCDHAKADLSALLRLCLDRLHRSSLVPVHFWCLQALHDAVRLRYSSIPPADLPILRSALLSLASDRPLPAASPPFLRNKLAQTLAALIRLEYPSLWPDPFLRILPCLPSADPSSIDMFARLLIALDDDLLSLDYPRSFAEAADATRVKDAMRQQCVPQIARHWFDVVSLYHSLDTFLVAAALDTMRRYVTWIDIALVANDAFVPLLFELILAPDSIEQLRAAAVGCVLAILQKRMDPRQKVALLRSLPVSLVFADPNLVIKVPYLVTGYAAEVLECCKKLGLTDIDSSSPVELLEEALPSVFYVMQESEEVELGNVVEFLSVYVTTMRTPSQKQAVYLGHILEFIRVQICYDPAYRNNLDIPDKIGREEEDQMGERRKDLLVLFCSICRLAPDVTQHFIQNLLIRALSSSEASVEEVEATFTLFHRLGETVNEEAMRTGSGLLRELVQILLSSQFPCLSHRMVALIYLETVMRFMKFVQDNPQYIPYVLAAFLDQRGIHHPNLNVSRRAGYLFMRAVKLMKSKFVPYLDMILRGLQDTITQFTTSDWCSKNFECSGSEDGSQIFEAIGLLIGMEDVSPEKQSDYVAAFLRPLCQKLNEVLLDSKAQGLEESSGKVLTLQQIIMALNALSKGFNARLATSICPAIGIMFKQALSGVLEILTAFPNIKTLRNKITSFIHRMVDILGGSIFPCLPVVLKQLLMESEPKDMVDFLVLVNQLISKFSTSVESILEEIFPAVASRLIVILSKDAFPSGPGCNTEEVRELQELQRILYTFLHLMANHNLSSVFLAPNCRGYLDALMQLLLLAACGHKDVLLRKLCVQIFMKLIKDWCTNCNVDDKVPGFRSFIIEKFATDCCLYSVLDKSFEFHDANTLLLFGEIVLAQKVMYEKLGSDFIIHFVSKGLQAAHCPHELTEQYYQKLQQANDIKALKSFYQLLVENLRQQQNGSLVFR, encoded by the exons ATGGACGACCTCGAGAAGGCGATCCTCCTCGTATACGAGCCCGGCGCCGCTGACCCGACCTTCCGCGCCCAGGCCATGGCCTTCTGCGACCATGCCAAGGCCGACCTCTCCGCCCTCCTTCGCCTCTGTCTCGACCGCCTCCACCGGTCCTCCCTCGTACCCGTCCACTTTTGGTGCCTCCAGGCCCTCCACGACGCTGTTCGCCTCCGATACTCTTCCATCCCCCCCGCCGACCTCCCCATCCTCCGCTCCGCTCTCCTCTCCCTCGCCTCCGACCGCCCCCTCCCCGCCGCCTCCCCTCCCTTCCTCAGGAACAAGCTCGCCCAGACCCTCGCCGCCCTCATCCGCCTCGAGTACCCTTCCCTGTGGCCCGACCCCTTCCTTCGCATCCTCCCCTGCCTCCCCTCAGCGGACCCATCTTCAATCGACATGTTCGCCCGCCTCCTAATCGCCCTAGACGATGACCTCCTCAGCCTCGACTACCCGCGGTCGTTTGCGGAGGCCGCCGACGCCACGCGGGTTAAGGACGCCATGCGCCAGCAGTGCGTCCCCCAGATCGCCCGCCATTGGTTCGATGTCGTGTCCCTCTACCATTCCTTGGACACTTTCCTCGTCGCCGCAGCCCTTGACACCATGCGGCGGTATGTCACTTGGATTGACATCGCTCTTGTTGCCAATGATGCATTCGTCCCCCTCCTCTTTGAACTCATTCTCGCACCTGACTCGATCGAGCAACTGAGAGCTGCCGCCGTTGGCTGTGTTCTTGCCATCCTCCAGAAGAGGATGGATCCACGCCAGAAGGTCGCACTTCTCCGTAGTCTACCAGTAAGCCTGGTGTTTGCTGACCCGAATTTGGTCATAAAGGTTCCATATTTGGTTACTGGGTATGCTGCTGAGGTTTTAGAATGTTGCAAGAAGTTAGGTTTGACAGATATAGATAGTTCATCTCCGGTGGAACTTCTCGAAGAGGCCTTGCCTTCAGTGTTCTATGTGATGCAAGAAAGCGAGGAAGTTGAATTGGGTAATGTGGTTGAGTTCCTATCGGTTTATGTCACCACCATGAGAACACCCTCGCAGAAACAAGCAGTGTATCTTGGTCATATCTTAGAATTTATTAGAGTGCAGATATGCTATGATCCTGCCTACAGGAATAATCTTGATATCCCAGATAAGATTGGTAGGGAGGAGGAGGACCAGATGGGTGAACGCCGGAAGGACCTTCTTGTGCTCTTCTGTAGCATTTGCCGGCTTGCGCCTGATGTCACACAGCATTTCATCCAAAATTTATTAATTAGGGCCCTGTCCTCTTCGGAAGCTAGCGTGGAGGAGGTAGAAGCCACGTTTACTTTGTTCCACCGGTTAGGCGAGACAGTAAATGAAGAAGCAATGAGAACTGGTAGTGGGTTGTTGCGTGAGCTGGTCCAAATACTCCTTTCGTCACAATTTCCTTGCCTTTCTCATCGAATGGTGGCACTCATTTACCTGGAGACTGTCATGAGGTTTATGAAGTTTGTCCAGGATAATCCTCAGTACATACCTTATGTGCTGGCTGCATTCTTGGATCAGAGAGGTATACACCATCCAAATCTCAATGTGAGCAGACGGGCTGGTTATCTTTTCATGAGAGCTGTCAAGTTAATGAAATCTAAGTTCGTGCCATATTTGGATATGATTCTGAGA GGACTGCAGGATACCATCACTCAATTCACAACTTCAGATTGGTGCTCTAAAAATTTTGAGTGCTCAGGTTCTGAAGATGGCAGTCAGATATTTGAG GCAATTGGATTATTGATTGGCATGGAAGATGTATCCCCAGAAAAGCAATCTGACTATGTGGCAGCATTTCTCAGACCTCTTTGTCAAAAG CTCAATGAGGTGCTTTTGGATTCCAAGGCACAGGGGCTAGAAGAATCTTCAGGAAAAGTTTTAACCCTTCAGCAAATTATCATGGCTTTGAATGCTTTAAGCAAG GGATTCAATGCACGACTTGCCACAAGTATCTGTCCGGCCATTGGAATTATGTTTAAGCAG GCATTAAGTGGGGTCTTGGAAATCCTAACTGCATTTCCAAACATTAAGACTTTGCGAAATAAG ATTACATCATTCATTCATCGCATGGTTGATATTTTAGGAGGATCTATCTTTCCATGTCTTCCAGTTGTTTTAAAGCAATTGCTCATGGAAAGTGAG CCAAAGGACATGGTGGATTTTCTTGTTTTAGTCAATCAATTAATAAGCAAATTCAGTACTTCTGTAGAGAGCATACTAGAAGAGATATTTCCTGCTGTTGCTAGTAGACTGATTGTGATACTTTCAAAGGATGCCTTTCCTTCAGGCCCTGGATGCAACACGGAG GAAGTGCGTGAACTTCAAGAACTGCAACGGATATTATATACTTTTCTTCATTTGATGGCCAACCACAATCTTTCATCAGTTTTCCTTGCCCCTAATTGTAGAGGATACTTGGATGCACTAATGCAGTTGCTTTTACTAGCTGCTTGCGGTCACAAAGATGTACTTCTTAGGAAG TTGTGTGTCCAAATCTTCATGAAGCTCATCAAAGACTGGTGCACCAATTGTAATGTTGATGATAAG GTTCCTGGATTCCGCAGCTTTATAATTGAGAAGTTTGCAACTGATTGCTGCTTGTACAGCGTGCTTGATAAGTCATTTGAATTCCACGATGCAAATACC
- the LOC135595836 gene encoding exportin-T-like isoform X2 yields MDDLEKAILLVYEPGAADPTFRAQAMAFCDHAKADLSALLRLCLDRLHRSSLVPVHFWCLQALHDAVRLRYSSIPPADLPILRSALLSLASDRPLPAASPPFLRNKLAQTLAALIRLEYPSLWPDPFLRILPCLPSADPSSIDMFARLLIALDDDLLSLDYPRSFAEAADATRVKDAMRQQCVPQIARHWFDVVSLYHSLDTFLVAAALDTMRRYVTWIDIALVANDAFVPLLFELILAPDSIEQLRAAAVGCVLAILQKRMDPRQKVALLRSLPVSLVFADPNLVIKVPYLVTGYAAEVLECCKKLGLTDIDSSSPVELLEEALPSVFYVMQESEEVELGNVVEFLSVYVTTMRTPSQKQAVYLGHILEFIRVQICYDPAYRNNLDIPDKIGREEEDQMGERRKDLLVLFCSICRLAPDVTQHFIQNLLIRALSSSEASVEEVEATFTLFHRLGETVNEEAMRTGSGLLRELVQILLSSQFPCLSHRMVALIYLETVMRFMKFVQDNPQYIPYVLAAFLDQRGIHHPNLNVSRRAGYLFMRAVKLMKSKFVPYLDMILRGLQDTITQFTTSDWCSKNFECSGSEDGSQIFEAIGLLIGMEDVSPEKQSDYVAAFLRPLCQKLNEVLLDSKAQGLEESSGKVLTLQQIIMALNALSKGFNARLATSICPAIGIMFKQALSGVLEILTAFPNIKTLRNKITSFIHRMVDILGGSIFPCLPVVLKQLLMESEPKDMVDFLVLVNQLISKFSTSVESILEEIFPAVASRLIVILSKDAFPSGPGCNTEEVRELQELQRILYTFLHLMANHNLSSVFLAPNCRGYLDALMQLLLLAACGHKDVLLRKLCVQIFMKLIKDWCTNCNVDDKVPGFRSFIIEKFATDCCLYSVLDKSFEFHDANTLLLFGEIVLAQKVMYEKLGSDFIIHFVSKGLQAAHCPHELTEQYYQKLQANDIKALKSFYQLLVENLRQQQNGSLVFR; encoded by the exons ATGGACGACCTCGAGAAGGCGATCCTCCTCGTATACGAGCCCGGCGCCGCTGACCCGACCTTCCGCGCCCAGGCCATGGCCTTCTGCGACCATGCCAAGGCCGACCTCTCCGCCCTCCTTCGCCTCTGTCTCGACCGCCTCCACCGGTCCTCCCTCGTACCCGTCCACTTTTGGTGCCTCCAGGCCCTCCACGACGCTGTTCGCCTCCGATACTCTTCCATCCCCCCCGCCGACCTCCCCATCCTCCGCTCCGCTCTCCTCTCCCTCGCCTCCGACCGCCCCCTCCCCGCCGCCTCCCCTCCCTTCCTCAGGAACAAGCTCGCCCAGACCCTCGCCGCCCTCATCCGCCTCGAGTACCCTTCCCTGTGGCCCGACCCCTTCCTTCGCATCCTCCCCTGCCTCCCCTCAGCGGACCCATCTTCAATCGACATGTTCGCCCGCCTCCTAATCGCCCTAGACGATGACCTCCTCAGCCTCGACTACCCGCGGTCGTTTGCGGAGGCCGCCGACGCCACGCGGGTTAAGGACGCCATGCGCCAGCAGTGCGTCCCCCAGATCGCCCGCCATTGGTTCGATGTCGTGTCCCTCTACCATTCCTTGGACACTTTCCTCGTCGCCGCAGCCCTTGACACCATGCGGCGGTATGTCACTTGGATTGACATCGCTCTTGTTGCCAATGATGCATTCGTCCCCCTCCTCTTTGAACTCATTCTCGCACCTGACTCGATCGAGCAACTGAGAGCTGCCGCCGTTGGCTGTGTTCTTGCCATCCTCCAGAAGAGGATGGATCCACGCCAGAAGGTCGCACTTCTCCGTAGTCTACCAGTAAGCCTGGTGTTTGCTGACCCGAATTTGGTCATAAAGGTTCCATATTTGGTTACTGGGTATGCTGCTGAGGTTTTAGAATGTTGCAAGAAGTTAGGTTTGACAGATATAGATAGTTCATCTCCGGTGGAACTTCTCGAAGAGGCCTTGCCTTCAGTGTTCTATGTGATGCAAGAAAGCGAGGAAGTTGAATTGGGTAATGTGGTTGAGTTCCTATCGGTTTATGTCACCACCATGAGAACACCCTCGCAGAAACAAGCAGTGTATCTTGGTCATATCTTAGAATTTATTAGAGTGCAGATATGCTATGATCCTGCCTACAGGAATAATCTTGATATCCCAGATAAGATTGGTAGGGAGGAGGAGGACCAGATGGGTGAACGCCGGAAGGACCTTCTTGTGCTCTTCTGTAGCATTTGCCGGCTTGCGCCTGATGTCACACAGCATTTCATCCAAAATTTATTAATTAGGGCCCTGTCCTCTTCGGAAGCTAGCGTGGAGGAGGTAGAAGCCACGTTTACTTTGTTCCACCGGTTAGGCGAGACAGTAAATGAAGAAGCAATGAGAACTGGTAGTGGGTTGTTGCGTGAGCTGGTCCAAATACTCCTTTCGTCACAATTTCCTTGCCTTTCTCATCGAATGGTGGCACTCATTTACCTGGAGACTGTCATGAGGTTTATGAAGTTTGTCCAGGATAATCCTCAGTACATACCTTATGTGCTGGCTGCATTCTTGGATCAGAGAGGTATACACCATCCAAATCTCAATGTGAGCAGACGGGCTGGTTATCTTTTCATGAGAGCTGTCAAGTTAATGAAATCTAAGTTCGTGCCATATTTGGATATGATTCTGAGA GGACTGCAGGATACCATCACTCAATTCACAACTTCAGATTGGTGCTCTAAAAATTTTGAGTGCTCAGGTTCTGAAGATGGCAGTCAGATATTTGAG GCAATTGGATTATTGATTGGCATGGAAGATGTATCCCCAGAAAAGCAATCTGACTATGTGGCAGCATTTCTCAGACCTCTTTGTCAAAAG CTCAATGAGGTGCTTTTGGATTCCAAGGCACAGGGGCTAGAAGAATCTTCAGGAAAAGTTTTAACCCTTCAGCAAATTATCATGGCTTTGAATGCTTTAAGCAAG GGATTCAATGCACGACTTGCCACAAGTATCTGTCCGGCCATTGGAATTATGTTTAAGCAG GCATTAAGTGGGGTCTTGGAAATCCTAACTGCATTTCCAAACATTAAGACTTTGCGAAATAAG ATTACATCATTCATTCATCGCATGGTTGATATTTTAGGAGGATCTATCTTTCCATGTCTTCCAGTTGTTTTAAAGCAATTGCTCATGGAAAGTGAG CCAAAGGACATGGTGGATTTTCTTGTTTTAGTCAATCAATTAATAAGCAAATTCAGTACTTCTGTAGAGAGCATACTAGAAGAGATATTTCCTGCTGTTGCTAGTAGACTGATTGTGATACTTTCAAAGGATGCCTTTCCTTCAGGCCCTGGATGCAACACGGAG GAAGTGCGTGAACTTCAAGAACTGCAACGGATATTATATACTTTTCTTCATTTGATGGCCAACCACAATCTTTCATCAGTTTTCCTTGCCCCTAATTGTAGAGGATACTTGGATGCACTAATGCAGTTGCTTTTACTAGCTGCTTGCGGTCACAAAGATGTACTTCTTAGGAAG TTGTGTGTCCAAATCTTCATGAAGCTCATCAAAGACTGGTGCACCAATTGTAATGTTGATGATAAG GTTCCTGGATTCCGCAGCTTTATAATTGAGAAGTTTGCAACTGATTGCTGCTTGTACAGCGTGCTTGATAAGTCATTTGAATTCCACGATGCAAATACC